In Segatella copri, the DNA window CTAGAGCAGGACAGATCAGGCTGCCGAGTGCTACTAACGCAATTAAAATCCTTTTCTTCATACCTCAATTAAACTTTTCTTTTTTTTAAATACATTGAGTGATTTTGAATCACCTTTTACTTTCGTATACTCTTTTATATTTATAATGATCACCAATACCTGAATCTACTGAGAACTCTAGTTTCCTGAAGTTTACTTTCAACTGTTCTTTTTCTCCTTTCAGTTTACTTTCAACTTACTTTTTAGTTCATCTGTATCTCATATCGTTGGTTTTCGGGTGCAAAAGTAGAACGAATATTGGATACAACCAAATTTTTAAGCACTGAAAAATACTGAAAAATGCCATTTTTAGCAAAATAGTACACTGATTTATGCTTAAAATCGTTAAAGTTGCACGATTTTCTGATATTTGAACAAGGATTTCTGATATAATTTGTAATTTTGCAGCCGGAATCAATAGTTCCCTAAAAAATGGCAATTTCCAAGAAAAAGAGCCGTTTGACTTACGAAAGTATAAATAAGATTTCAGAAAATAACCAATACGAAATGAAACTGAAGAATGACATCGTGAACCTGATTGTGAGGGTTGAGCATCATTTATGCCCTCAATATTGTGGTGTGGTAGACCGCCGACGCATTATCGCCTTTCTACTTCTGACGATAAGCGAGCTGATTATCATACCTTATCATATTATGCTCTTTTTGCTGGTGAAAGAACCTTATGGTTTAAGCCTCTGTGGCTTGCATACATTCGTGTTCTGCATCCTGCAGTTCCTGATTTGGAAACGGAAGATAGCTTTCGTGAAGGGTATCTCTTCTCTTTATCTTCTAATGTTCGCCAAACTGGCTCTTGATAGCGTATTTTGCATCAATTTCGGTTTTGCTAATGATGATTTGAGCGTTATCTGCAACCTGTTTGTCATCTTTATCCTGGCTATTACAGCGTTGAGCCAAGCTTTGTATAAGACTTGCGCCATCATCACGGTAGGTATGATACCGATGTTGCTGATATACCTGTTCAGCACTCCGCTTATGCCAGCTCTGTTCAGTCTGAAGACTGTTTTCCTGGGTTTCATGATGCTGGTTTATGTGGCAGTATATAATATGAGTATTGTAACCAAGGGGTTGCGCCAGCCGAAACGGATGGCTCGGGTTGAAAACAAGGCGTTGAATATGCTTGCCGATTTGAAGGATAATCAACCGGAAGCAGCAGAAAGCCTGATGAAGCGTCTGACTCCTGATGTCCGGCAGAAGATTATTACCCATGCTTCTGAACATCTGTATAATGAAGAATTGAATAGAGTGGCATGGGATCTGGTTTGTGATGGGCTTACGTTCAGCGAAAAGGAAATATGCAAGCTGATTCTTCAGGGGCATACTTTAAAGGAAATTTGTGCAGAACTCAATAAGAGTGAATCAAATATCACCAGCCAGCGTTGCCATATCCGCAAAAAGTTGAATATGGACCGTCGCGATGATTTAAGGAGAACCTTGGAAGTAAGGTTCTATGATGCGCAGAAACAAGTAAAAAAGTCAGAAGCCGAGAACTCCTGACTTTTATGGATATTCTTATTTCTTGATCATTATTCTTCCAATCTGAGAAATGCTTTCGGAAGATATTGGATAATGTCGCTGGCGATGAGGCTCTCTTTGCCCAGATCTTTAGCAGCAAGATCGCCAGCCAGACCATGAAGATGCATACCCAGGCGACAGGCATCTTCCTGTTTGTATCCTCTTGCCAGAAGACCGGTGATGATACCTGTCAGTACATCACCGCTGCCTGCTGTAGCCATACCGCTGTTGCCCGTACTGCAGAAATCAATCTTTCCGTCAGGGTGGCAGAGTGCAGAATAATGTCCCTTTAATATAATGTATGCCTGGAGGCGTTCTGCCAGTTCGCTTGCCTTCATCAGTCTTTCGGTACAGCTGCTGCTCGCATTTCCGGCA includes these proteins:
- a CDS encoding transcriptional regulator, yielding MKLKNDIVNLIVRVEHHLCPQYCGVVDRRRIIAFLLLTISELIIIPYHIMLFLLVKEPYGLSLCGLHTFVFCILQFLIWKRKIAFVKGISSLYLLMFAKLALDSVFCINFGFANDDLSVICNLFVIFILAITALSQALYKTCAIITVGMIPMLLIYLFSTPLMPALFSLKTVFLGFMMLVYVAVYNMSIVTKGLRQPKRMARVENKALNMLADLKDNQPEAAESLMKRLTPDVRQKIITHASEHLYNEELNRVAWDLVCDGLTFSEKEICKLILQGHTLKEICAELNKSESNITSQRCHIRKKLNMDRRDDLRRTLEVRFYDAQKQVKKSEAENS